In the Rhizobium sp. CB3090 genome, one interval contains:
- the lptG gene encoding LPS export ABC transporter permease LptG: MIFNTLGRYFFMRYVVTTFWFFLGVISIVYLVDFSETAGRLAGLPGYTVSIGLLMTAVRLPFILQQTVPFIALFVGMTVLIALNRRRELVIARAAGISVWQFMTPFLIGAFVVGLLTMFALNPIAAWGQKQAETMEADLRGDPSYHNTLSIPWLRQSNGKDDIIIGAKAVLDNGTTLMNVVFIHFDSQGNIVLRQDAQSAKLEDGYWLLNGVIERSPGEIPVHKATVQVRTNLKQDFVSERLAQPETIAFYDLSNRIKIAKSFGISTKALETQFHSLLSQPFLLVAMTLIAATVSLKFSRFNQSRSVILGGILSGFVLYVVTVLVKAFGSSGVVPPFVATWIPVIVALAFGATILLHQEDG, translated from the coding sequence ATGATCTTCAATACGCTCGGCCGCTACTTCTTCATGCGTTACGTCGTAACGACCTTCTGGTTTTTCCTTGGCGTAATCTCGATCGTCTATCTCGTCGACTTCAGCGAGACCGCGGGCCGGCTTGCCGGCCTTCCCGGATACACGGTCAGCATCGGCTTGCTGATGACGGCCGTCAGACTGCCGTTCATCCTGCAGCAGACGGTGCCGTTCATCGCCCTGTTCGTCGGCATGACGGTGCTGATCGCGCTCAATCGGCGTCGTGAACTCGTGATTGCCCGTGCGGCGGGCATCTCCGTCTGGCAATTCATGACGCCCTTCTTGATCGGCGCGTTCGTCGTCGGCCTCCTGACCATGTTTGCCCTCAATCCAATTGCGGCATGGGGACAAAAGCAGGCGGAGACGATGGAAGCCGATCTGCGCGGCGATCCGTCCTATCACAACACACTGTCCATCCCGTGGTTGCGCCAATCGAATGGCAAAGACGACATCATCATTGGCGCCAAGGCCGTTCTCGACAACGGTACGACGCTGATGAACGTTGTGTTTATCCACTTCGATTCACAGGGGAATATCGTTCTCAGGCAGGATGCCCAGTCGGCAAAGTTGGAAGATGGTTACTGGCTTCTTAACGGCGTCATCGAGCGCAGCCCGGGCGAAATTCCCGTTCATAAAGCCACGGTACAGGTTCGTACGAATCTGAAACAGGATTTCGTTTCGGAGCGTTTGGCGCAGCCTGAAACCATTGCTTTTTATGATCTTTCTAATCGAATTAAGATAGCAAAGTCTTTTGGCATCTCGACCAAAGCGCTTGAGACCCAATTTCACTCGCTGCTATCGCAGCCATTCCTGTTGGTGGCGATGACTCTGATCGCAGCCACCGTCTCGTTAAAATTCAGTAGATTCAACCAATCGCGCTCCGTGATTCTGGGTGGAATCCTCTCAGGCTTCGTGCTTTATGTTGTCACCGTGCTGGTAAAGGCATTCGGGAGCAGCGGAGTGGTTCCTCCTTTCGTGGCGACATGGATACCCGTGATCGTCGCTTTGGCATTCGGAGCAACGATCCTGCTTCATCAGGAGGACGGCTAA
- a CDS encoding LptF/LptG family permease has protein sequence MKLFETYIVRRVGMMFLVALLPVLAIIWTTQVLQRINLVTDSGQSIGSFAKLATLILPTIIPVVLPFALVIGITQTLTAMNSDSELTVMEAAGARRSIIIRPIMILAIAISVFSFVVDNMVEPKARVAARQMVAEAYADLLSTVIEEKNFRRIEDGLYVQITQRMSGRILKGLFVVDSRDPAFDLIYYAKEGAVDPSGTSLLMKDGEVHRKTPDGNVSVIKFDSYSFDLSDMTQSRGQATLRAGDRDLGFLLNPDPNDADYKAKPGGYRSELHRRLTDWALPAIFALISLVIAGDARSHREARLHPMVSALTIAFALRWADFYAANQIENAPYFIGVLYAVNIGAALIAIALLFRNRKMSVPTSIRNRFSKWRQKIQDRMPAPRSSNGGGV, from the coding sequence ATGAAGTTATTCGAAACATATATCGTACGGCGTGTCGGCATGATGTTCCTGGTAGCGCTGCTGCCGGTGCTCGCCATTATCTGGACGACCCAGGTGTTGCAGCGCATCAATCTCGTGACCGACAGCGGCCAGTCGATTGGCTCATTTGCCAAGCTGGCAACTCTTATCCTGCCGACGATCATCCCCGTGGTTCTGCCTTTCGCTCTGGTGATCGGCATCACGCAGACGCTGACGGCGATGAACAGCGATTCGGAATTGACGGTCATGGAGGCCGCAGGCGCACGGCGCAGCATCATCATCCGCCCGATCATGATTCTCGCGATAGCTATCAGCGTTTTCTCGTTCGTCGTCGACAATATGGTTGAGCCGAAGGCGCGCGTCGCCGCGCGTCAGATGGTGGCCGAAGCCTATGCCGACCTGCTCTCGACGGTTATCGAAGAAAAGAACTTCCGGCGTATCGAAGACGGACTTTATGTGCAGATCACACAGCGCATGTCCGGACGGATCCTGAAGGGGCTGTTCGTGGTGGATTCGCGCGACCCCGCCTTCGATCTCATCTACTATGCCAAGGAAGGCGCCGTCGATCCGAGCGGGACGTCACTGCTGATGAAGGATGGCGAAGTTCACCGCAAGACACCCGACGGCAACGTCTCCGTCATCAAATTCGACTCCTATTCCTTCGATCTTTCCGACATGACGCAGAGCCGCGGCCAGGCAACGCTGCGCGCCGGCGACCGCGATCTCGGCTTCCTGCTCAACCCGGACCCGAACGACGCGGATTACAAAGCAAAACCAGGCGGCTACCGCTCGGAGTTACACCGGCGTCTCACCGACTGGGCGCTGCCGGCAATCTTTGCTCTGATATCCCTGGTCATTGCCGGCGATGCACGATCCCATCGCGAGGCGCGGCTGCATCCGATGGTGTCGGCGCTCACTATTGCCTTTGCCTTGCGCTGGGCGGATTTCTATGCGGCAAACCAGATCGAGAATGCCCCTTATTTCATCGGCGTCCTCTATGCCGTCAACATCGGAGCGGCCCTGATTGCGATTGCCCTGCTGTTCAGGAACCGCAAGATGTCGGTGCCCACGTCGATCCGCAACCGCTTCAGCAAATGGCGGCAGAAGATTCAGGATCGCATGCCGGCGCCCCGCAGCTCCAATGGGGGCGGCGTATGA
- a CDS encoding phosphatase PAP2 family protein, giving the protein MRLLREIFFQVPYIVAITLCWMLILCWQQHGATFKRLRARNLKIALGSLLLGPVLIVNLWLKTFSGRPRPRQTDVFGGMLDFVHAGSFAGKCASNCSFISGEAAAAGWLFCLIFIIPQPARTALVLPIAAVSILIPALRVAFGGHYLSDAVLGWLSSLVIFSALMALSQTTHSRRNSEN; this is encoded by the coding sequence ATGCGCCTGCTCAGGGAGATTTTCTTTCAGGTTCCCTATATCGTCGCGATCACGCTCTGCTGGATGCTGATCCTGTGCTGGCAGCAGCACGGCGCAACCTTCAAAAGGCTGAGGGCGCGCAATCTGAAAATCGCGCTTGGCTCGCTGCTTCTCGGCCCGGTGCTGATCGTCAATCTCTGGCTCAAGACGTTCTCGGGCCGCCCTCGGCCGCGGCAGACGGATGTCTTCGGCGGCATGCTCGATTTCGTGCATGCCGGTTCTTTTGCCGGGAAATGCGCCAGCAATTGTTCCTTCATTTCCGGCGAAGCAGCCGCTGCCGGCTGGCTGTTCTGCCTGATCTTCATCATCCCGCAGCCGGCGCGAACGGCTCTCGTGCTGCCGATCGCCGCCGTCTCGATTCTCATTCCAGCCCTAAGAGTGGCTTTCGGCGGTCACTACCTCTCGGATGCTGTGCTGGGCTGGCTTTCTTCGCTTGTCATATTCTCCGCTCTCATGGCGTTATCCCAAACGACACACAGCAGAAGAAATTCAGAAAATTAA